The following proteins are encoded in a genomic region of Caldisalinibacter kiritimatiensis:
- a CDS encoding DUF819 domain-containing protein, with amino-acid sequence MNNTLISPDNTWILWAILTGWAAISIWLEQKYKWASKVTGAIIALIGAMVLANLNVIPTSAPAYDQVWTYVVPLAIPLLLFKADVRKIWKESGRVLIIFLISAIGTMIGSFVGFILLKNAVPDLYRVGAMMTGSYIGGGVNFVAMAQSFEAPGELVSAAVVSDNLLMALYFFVLIAIPSMAFFRKAYKHPHVDEVEKHGINEKGKTLAASYWGRKEISLKDIAFAAGSAFAIVAVSGEIAKFFGAVIPTTNKLSEFFNILLGNKYLIMTTLTMLLATFIPQFFGNIRGAQEIGTFLIYIFFVVIGVPASIPLIIQKSPLLLVFCAIMVFFNMVVTLGFGKLFKFDLEEILLASNANIGGPTTAAAMAIAKGWTKLIIPILLVGTLGYVIGNYFGIFMGTLFQGMM; translated from the coding sequence ATGAACAACACATTAATTAGCCCAGATAATACGTGGATATTGTGGGCTATATTAACAGGATGGGCAGCTATTAGTATATGGCTTGAACAGAAGTACAAATGGGCTTCAAAGGTTACAGGGGCAATAATAGCATTAATAGGAGCTATGGTTTTAGCTAATCTTAATGTAATACCAACTAGTGCTCCAGCTTATGACCAAGTATGGACTTATGTTGTACCACTAGCTATACCTTTGTTATTATTTAAAGCTGATGTAAGAAAAATCTGGAAAGAAAGTGGTCGCGTTTTAATTATCTTTTTAATTAGTGCTATAGGAACTATGATAGGTTCTTTTGTTGGTTTTATATTACTAAAAAATGCAGTTCCTGACTTATATAGAGTAGGAGCAATGATGACTGGTTCCTATATTGGCGGGGGAGTTAACTTTGTGGCTATGGCACAGTCATTTGAAGCACCAGGGGAATTAGTTTCAGCAGCTGTTGTATCTGACAACTTACTAATGGCTTTATACTTCTTTGTTCTTATAGCTATACCGTCAATGGCATTTTTTAGAAAAGCCTATAAACATCCCCATGTAGATGAAGTGGAGAAACATGGAATAAACGAAAAGGGGAAAACGTTAGCTGCTTCTTATTGGGGAAGAAAGGAAATATCTTTAAAGGATATTGCCTTTGCAGCTGGTTCAGCTTTTGCAATAGTTGCTGTATCTGGAGAAATTGCTAAATTCTTTGGTGCAGTTATACCAACAACCAATAAATTGTCTGAATTTTTCAACATCCTATTAGGTAATAAGTACTTGATTATGACAACACTTACAATGTTATTAGCTACGTTTATACCACAGTTCTTTGGCAATATAAGAGGGGCACAAGAAATTGGAACATTTTTAATATATATATTCTTTGTAGTAATAGGGGTACCAGCTTCTATCCCACTAATTATTCAAAAATCACCTTTATTACTAGTATTCTGTGCTATAATGGTATTTTTTAACATGGTTGTAACACTAGGATTTGGTAAGTTATTTAAATTTGATCTTGAAGAGATTTTATTAGCTTCAAATGCCAATATAGGAGGGCCTACAACCGCAGCTGCTATGGCAATAGCTAAAGGATGGACTAAGCTAATAATTCCTATACTATTAGTTGGAACATTAGGATATGTAATAGGAAATTATTTTGGAATATTTATGGGAACATTGTTCCAAGGAATGATGTAA